The DNA sequence TCCGGGTCGTCGATGACGCCGGCGTCGAACTGCCCGAACGCCGGGTCGGGCGCCTGGAATTCCGCGGGCCGTCCGCCACGGCGGGTTACTATCGCCATCCCGCAGCCACGCGCGCCCTGTTGCGCGACGGCTGGCTCGATTCGGGCGACCTTGCGTACATGGCGCAAGGCGAGGTCTACGTCACCGGCCGCGTGAAGGATCTGCTCAAGCGCGGCGGACGCAACCTGTACCCGTACGACCTGGAGGAGGCCATCGGCAAGCTGCCGGGCATCCGCAAGGGATGCGTTGCGGTGTTCGCCAGCCCCGACCCTGCCACCGGCAGCGAGCGCCTGGTGATCATAGCCGAGACCCGGGAACGGAACGAAGCCGCGCGCGCGCAGTTGCGCCACGCGCTTAACCAGACCGCGATCGACGTGATCGGCATGCCGGCGGACGACATCGTTCTGGTGCCGCCGCATGCGGTGCTCAAGACTTCGAGCGGAAAGATCCGTCGTCTCGCGAGCCGGGAAGCCTATGAGCATGGCACGGCGGTGAAGCCTGCCGCCATGCCGTGGCTGCAGGCCGCACGCCTGGCCGCAAGTGTCATGCTGGCCCGTGCCAGGGTCGGCGCGCGGCGCATTGCCGCATGGGCGTATGGCGTCTACGCGTGGGCTATCCTTGCCGCGCTGGCGCTCCCTTGCGGCGGGATGGTCATCCTGCTGCAACAGCCGGCACTGGGACGGCGCGTCGCCCGCTGCGGCGCACGTCTGCTATTCCGGCTTACAGGCACGCCGCTATCGGCCAAGGGCATCGATTGCTTGCCGCGCCAGCCCCATGTGCTCCTGGTTAATCACGCCAGCTATCTGGATGCCATCGCGCTGACCGCACTGTTGCCAGCCGTGCCTGGATATACCTATGCGGCAAAGCGCGAATTCGCGGAGCAGCCGGCGATGCGCAACCTGCTGACCGGGTTGGGCGCTCTTTTTGTCGAACGCTTCGATGCCCGACGCGGCGCGAAAGATGTGGAACGGATGGCTGCCGCGTTGCAGCGCGGCGAGAACATCGTCGTCTTCCCTGAAGGAACGTTCAGCCGCGAGGCCGGGCTGATGCCCTTTCATTCAGGCGCATTCATTGCCGCCGCCAGGGCGGCGGCGCCGGTTGTCGTGTCAGGCCTGCGTGGCACACGTGCGGCCTTGCGTGCCGGAACGTGGCGGCCGCACCGTTTTCCCATCGAATTTGAAGTCGGTCAAGCATTTACCCCGTCCGGCCCCGACTGGAGTGCAACGGTGCAGCTGAGCATTGCAGCACGTGCGGCGATGTCCACGCTGTGCGGCGAGTTTGCTTCTCCCGCATAAAATCATTGCGATTCATGGCGATAAATAAATTTTCCTTGGTGGGGAGCACCTGTGTCGGTTTCATCGCCTATCCTCGAAAAGCGAGCCACGGGAGCGCGATGAATGCTTGCCTCGGCACTAAGAAGCAAACACCCCAAGTCACCGAGTTCAGGCGGGATTTCACTTCCGTCTCAGTGCGATGCAGAAGACACCATCATTCACAGACCCGTTTGAGCACGCGCAAGCCCTCCTCCTCCTCCGCTGCTAACGTGAATTGATTGCACCGAGCATTTTCCAAGGAGAAAACGCCATGCAAACTTTTATTCTCTTGACTCGCCTTTCACCCGAGGCATTGAAATCCCCGTCGTCAATGGAAGATTTCGAAAAGCGGGCTGTCCGACACATCGAGCAGGAGTGCCCGGATGTCACATGGCTGCAAAGCTATGCGCTGCTGGGGCCGTATGACTATCTGGATATATTCACGGCGCCGGACATGAATGCAGCCTTGAAGGTGTCGGCGATCATTCGCACTTTCGGTCGCGCGCATTCGGAAGTATGGGGCGCCACTGACTGGAGCGGCTTCAAGGCCATCCTTCATTCCCTGCCCTCGCAATGATGTTCCATTGCGGCGACAACAGCATGCCTGCTGCGTCGCCGCCCTCCTTCGACGTCACTCTTGAATCCAAGGTGGCGTTCTTGCGGCAACCGACCAGTTTCCCGGAACCGGCGTACCGCGTGGAAGCCATTGAAACGCATATGTCATGGATTTTTCTGACGGATGGCTATGCGTACAAGCTGAAAAAACCTGTATGCCATGACTTGTTCGACTTCCGCACCATCGACGCGAGACGCCATTATTGCGAGGAAGAGCTGCGCCTGAATCGTCGCCTGGCTCCCGATGTTTATATCGGCATCGTGGCACTGGTCATCGAGGCACAGGGGCATTTGCAACTGTGCGGCGATGGTGCCGTCATTGACTGGCTGATCAAGATGCGCCGCCTACCGACGCAGCTCATGCTCGACTATGCGATCAGGAAGGGCACGGTCAGCGCGGAAGATATTCGCCGCGTCGCCGCCCGGCTTGCCGCCTTTTACCGGAACGGCATCATGATCACCATCGATCCGGCCGCGTACCGGAACAGGTTACTGCACGATATCGAGCGCAACCTGCGGGAATTGAGTCGCCCCGAATATCGGCTACCGGTCGAACGGGTGCATGAATTGTGTCGGTCGCAACGCGCGGTACTCGAGCACGGGAGAGAGTGGCTCGATGAACGGGTGCGGACGGGAAAGATCGTGGAAGGCCATGGCGATCTGCGGCCGGAACATATCTGCCTTGCGCCGGAGGTGGCCATTATCGACTGCCTCGAATTTTCGCGCGACTTGCGCATGGTCGATCCGGTGGACGAGCTGGGCTTTCTCGCGCTGGAATGCGAGCGGCTTGGCGCGGCAAAGTTTGGCATGCTCCTGCTGCACACCTACAGTGAAATTACCGGCGATTGGCCCGACGCGGCGCTCGTGCATTTCTACCAGGGCTTCCGCGCCGCCCTGCGCGCCAGGATCGCCATCCGGCATCTGGACGAGGAAAAATTCCGCTATTCAGCGGAATGGCGCCGGCGTGCCGCCGACTACTTGCGGCTGGCGGAATCGCATCAGGCCTCCATCAATTCCACGATCGATCCGCCATCATGAATCCGCGCAATCGCTTGTGCAAACAGCCCGGTGCAGCTCAATATGCCGACTTTTGCTTGCGCCGCACTCCCCTCCAGCCTGAACGGCGAGACCGTGTCGGTCACCACGATACCTTACAACGCGCTATCGGCCAGCACCGTGGGCGCATCGCCCATGAACAAACCATGCGTGGCCGCGGCAAACACCCTCTGCGCCCCCCGGTCGCGGCAGGCGCGCGCGGCCCGAACAAGGGTGGTGCCGCTGCTGATCAAGTCGTCGATGATGATCGCGTCCTTATCCTTGATGTCACCGATCAGCATGTCGCCGCTGACCACGCCGCCGCTACGGTATTTTTCAGCGAAGGCCGCGCCCACCGGCTTGCCGAGCGTTCGCGCCAGACGTTGCCTGAACTGCTCGGCCCGCTTGATGCCGCCCGCATCCGGCGACACCACGACCACCTCGCTCTCCAGCAGCAAGGGCGTGAAATGGGAGACAAACAACTGGTTGGCTTCCAGGTTCTCGGCGCCGCAACGGAAGGCGTTCTGGAAGGCGGCCAGATTATGCACATCGACGGTCACCACCGCATCCGTGCCCACCGCTTCGAACAGCGCAGCCACATAACGCGTGGTGACCGGATCGCGCGGCTTGCTTTTCCGGTCCTTGCGCGCATAAGCCAGATATGGCACGACCGCCGTCACGCGCGCGGCGGCGGCATCCTTCAAGGCGCCGATGAAAAACAGCAAGCGGCACAACTTGTCATTGCCGCTTTGCTCCCGATCCGCAAAGAGGGATTGCAGTATGAATACATCCCGGCCACGCACGTTCACCAGCGGCCGCGTCTTGTGCTCGCCATCTTCGAACTCCCTTTCCTCATGCGGACTCAAGCCAATGCCCAGTTGTTGCGCGACCTGCTCGGCAAATATCCGGCTTCTGCCGAGTGCAAACAGCATCAACGGCTGGTCTATCCTGGAAGAGTGAAGCGATACCGGTTCCGTCATTGTCATCCCCTGTCACATGGCTCACTTTGACGTATTCAATGGCGATGCAGACGGCCTTTGCGCGCTGCATCAGCTACGCCTTGCCACTCCGTGCGACGCGACGCTGGTCACCGGGGTCAAGCGCGACATTGCCTTGCTTGAACGTGTTGACGCGCGAGCAGGAGATTCGGTAACGGCGCTCGATGTATCGATCGACGTCAATCGCACAGCACTGCTTGCGCTGCTGGAACGCGGCGTTTCGGTGCAATATTTCGATCATCACGGCTCCGGCGAAGTTCCGGCTCATCCGGGATTGCAGGCAGTCATCGATACCACGCCGGACGTTTGCACGGGCAGCATCGTCGATCGCTTCCTGGGTGGCCAGTATCGTGTCTGGGCGGTTGTTGCTTCCTTCGGCGACAACCTGGCTCATGCGGCGAAAGAACTGGCGACATCGTTGCCGCTGGAGGCGACGCAAATCAGCGGATTGCAGGAACTGGGCGAATGCCTGAACTACAACGCCTATGGCGACAGCGAGGCCGATCTCGTGATCGCTCCTGCCACACTGTATACGCTCCTGCATCGCCATGCCGACCCATTTACGTTCATCGAAACGGAACCGGTGTTTCAGACCTTGCGCAAAGCGCGCAGGCATGACTTGGAACTGGCGCTGCGAATCCGCCCCTATGCGTCCTTGCCTGAAGGAGACATCGTGATCCTGCCCGACACGGCCTGGAGCCGGCGCGTACGCGGCGCCTATGGCAATTCCCTAGCCGCGCGTTGCCCGCACCATGCGCATGCCATTCTCACCTCGAATCTGCGCGGCGGCTACACCGTCAGCGTCCGGGCGCCACTCGCGATCATGCACGGCGCGGATCGTCTCTGCCGCTTGTTTCCCGAAGGCGGCGGCCGGCCCGCTGCAGGAGGCATCAATCATCTTCCGCAGGGCCAGTTAACGGAGTTCATCCACGCCTTTGGGCGGGCATGGCACAGTTGACGCGGCGTTGGCCTGCCTCAGTCATCCAGATGGCTCTTTCCCCTCCTGCGCAACGCCGCTGCGTTCAGCGGTTGACGTAGCGACGCAACCTGAAGCGCGACCTCTTCGACAGTGCTTTCATTTTCATGGCTCTATGCGCGGTATAATCTGCTGCTGCACCGCACCTCCCATTGTCATGTCAGACCACGATTCCGATCCCAGCATTCACGAAGACCGCCTTTGGAAAGACGACGGCTGGACCGCGCGTGTCATCAAGAACGAAGACGATGAAGGCTGGGCGGTCGCCATGTTCAAGGACGGCGAGTCGGAACCGGCGCTTGTCGGACCGTGGACGATGGGACGTGACAAGAAAAATCCCAAGCCGCTCGACGCCAATGCCTTCTCCACACTGGTCAAGACGGCGTCTGAAGTATTGCGGCGGCACGAACAACAACGACACGCAGCACTTAACAAGAGCGTGAGCATCACGCACGATGACGCGACCGTTACGGTCACACTCACCATCGTACCGGATGACGATGATCCGCACGGCCTGCTCAAAGCGATCGATGAATATGGCAGCGAGTTCGCCTGCAAGCGGGTGGATCCTAATTTCAGCCTGACACGGGCAAGTGCAAACGCATGGGCTGACAACGGCTTTGGCCGTTGACTAAATCGGTAGCCGAGGCTCTCCGTTGGAGCGGTGCACGGCCTACTGGGACGGCAATCGACGGTTGATCATAATATTTTGCGCAGCCAGGCTGACCACCAAGGGATGCAACAATTTCAACTGGCGCATTCGCCGGCGTAACGTTGAATCATCCGCCTGCAACGCCTTTCCCTTGCAGGCGAAGATGATTTTGTTTAGCGAATCCAACGTGTCGATGACGACTGTCTCTCCATCAAACGCCAGGCGCATGCGTTCAACGTAAATTTCAGTGTCTGGGGCAGCGGCAAGCAGATTGACGACCATGATTCCGTCTTGTGCCAATGAATCGTGGCAAGCGTCATAAAACTGTTGGCTGCACAATTGCGGCGGTTGACCGCTTTTGTCAAA is a window from the Noviherbaspirillum sp. UKPF54 genome containing:
- a CDS encoding GYD domain-containing protein, with product MQTFILLTRLSPEALKSPSSMEDFEKRAVRHIEQECPDVTWLQSYALLGPYDYLDIFTAPDMNAALKVSAIIRTFGRAHSEVWGATDWSGFKAILHSLPSQ
- a CDS encoding ribose-phosphate diphosphokinase yields the protein MTEPVSLHSSRIDQPLMLFALGRSRIFAEQVAQQLGIGLSPHEEREFEDGEHKTRPLVNVRGRDVFILQSLFADREQSGNDKLCRLLFFIGALKDAAAARVTAVVPYLAYARKDRKSKPRDPVTTRYVAALFEAVGTDAVVTVDVHNLAAFQNAFRCGAENLEANQLFVSHFTPLLLESEVVVVSPDAGGIKRAEQFRQRLARTLGKPVGAAFAEKYRSGGVVSGDMLIGDIKDKDAIIIDDLISSGTTLVRAARACRDRGAQRVFAAATHGLFMGDAPTVLADSAL
- a CDS encoding acetyltransferase gives rise to the protein MAHFDVFNGDADGLCALHQLRLATPCDATLVTGVKRDIALLERVDARAGDSVTALDVSIDVNRTALLALLERGVSVQYFDHHGSGEVPAHPGLQAVIDTTPDVCTGSIVDRFLGGQYRVWAVVASFGDNLAHAAKELATSLPLEATQISGLQELGECLNYNAYGDSEADLVIAPATLYTLLHRHADPFTFIETEPVFQTLRKARRHDLELALRIRPYASLPEGDIVILPDTAWSRRVRGAYGNSLAARCPHHAHAILTSNLRGGYTVSVRAPLAIMHGADRLCRLFPEGGGRPAAGGINHLPQGQLTEFIHAFGRAWHS